The Candidatus Eisenbacteria bacterium nucleotide sequence GGCAGGCCGCCGGATTGCTAGTGTTGTCGAGTTGGTCCTTGAAGGATAAGTCGCGCTCCGAAACCCGGAGCATCGCCGGAGGGACCGGCGTCAGCGGAGGATCTTGATGTCGCTCAAGAAGGAACAGAAGCAGGAAATCATCGGCCGCTACAAGCTTCACGATCTCGACTCCGGCTCGCCGGAGGTCCAGATCGCCCTCCTAACGGAGCGGATCCGTCAGCTCACGGAGCATTTCAAGCGCCACACGACGGATCACCATTCTCGCCGCGGTCTTCTCAAGATGGTCGGGCGCCGTCGCAAGCTCCTCGACTACCTTCGGGACAACAAGCAGGACAGCTACAAGAGTCTCGTCAAGGAACTCGGCCTGCGCCGCTAGGAACGAGGCGCGCCCCCCTTCGAGAGGTGCGTCGCTCGTTCCGGCCCCGCCCTGGCCTGTCCGGAAAGCCCCTGGAAGAAGAGGAGAAGATGATGGTGCAGCACTTCGCCGTTGAGATAGGCGGGCGCAAGATGTCGTTCGAGACCGGCCGGGTGGCCCGGCAGGCCTCCGGCGCCGTCTGGCTCCAGTACGGGGACACGGTCGTCCTGAGCGCGGTCGTTTCTTCCCGCGAGGAAATCCTTGAGAAGGACTTCTTCCCGCTGGTCGTCGACTACAGAGAGAAGCAATATGCCGCGGGGAGGATCCCGGGCGGGTTCTTCAAGCGGGAAGGACGGCCGACGGAGAAGGAGATCCTCTCTTCGCGCCTGATCGACAGGAGCATCCGGCCCCTCTTCGACAAGGGGTTTCGCTTCGAGGTCCAGGTGCAGGCCGATGTCCTTTCCTCGGACCAGGAGAACGACGCCGACGTCCTGGCCCTGAACGCCACCTCCTGCGCCCTGGCCATCTCGAACATCCCCTGGGCGGGACCGGTGGCGGCCGTGCGCGTGGCGAAGGTCAACGGGGAGCTCGTGCTCAACCCCCTGTCGAGCCAGATCGACGAGAGCGCTCTCGACGTCGTCGTGGCGGGGAGCGAGGAGAGCCTCCTCATGGTCGAGGGTCGGGCGTCGGAGATCTCCGAGGCCGAGCTGGTCGAGCTCTTCGCGTTCGCCCACGAGGGGATCCGCTCGATCATCGAGCTGCAGAAGAAGATGATCGAGGCCGTCGGCCGGCCCAAGAGGCCGTATGTCAGGCCGGAGATCCCGGCCCCCCTTCGGGAGGCGCTGGCCGAGGCCTACGGCGCGCGGGTGCGCGAGGTCGTTTCGATTCCCGGCAAGGAGCAGCGGGAGGAAGCGATGGCGGAGCTGAAGGCCGGAGCCATCGAGCGCTTCGCCCCCGACTATCCGGGAGCGGAGAAGCGGATCCGCGGCTTCCTGGAGTCGATCGAGCGCGATCATCTGCGCAGCATGATCCTCGATGAGGGAAAGCGCGCC carries:
- the rpsO gene encoding 30S ribosomal protein S15, with product MSLKKEQKQEIIGRYKLHDLDSGSPEVQIALLTERIRQLTEHFKRHTTDHHSRRGLLKMVGRRRKLLDYLRDNKQDSYKSLVKELGLRR